Proteins encoded in a region of the Lathamus discolor isolate bLatDis1 chromosome Z, bLatDis1.hap1, whole genome shotgun sequence genome:
- the SS18L2 gene encoding SS18-like protein 2, which produces MSVAFVPERLRGKTEVNQETLQRLLEENDQLIRCIVEYQSKGRATDCVQYQHILHRNLIYLATIADATPPSTQKTTE; this is translated from the exons atGTCGGTGGCGTTTGTGCCGGAGCGGCTGCGCGGCAAGACGGAGGTGAACCAGGAGACGCTGCAGCGG CTGCTGGAGGAGAACGACCAGCTGATCCGGTGCATCGTGGAGTACCAGAGCAAGGGCCGGGCCACCGACTGCGTGCA GTACCAGCACATCCTGCACAGAAACCTCATTTATTTAGCTACAATTGCTGATGCGACACCACCCAGCACACAGAAGACCACAGAGTGA